The Thalassotalea agarivorans region AACCAATATTGCGTTGTTTATCCGGTACCATGTCAGACACTAACGCACGAAACGGCTGGAAACACACGTTAAATGATGCATCCATTATTGCGAACATCATAATGCCGAATAACATAGGCATCATGAAGGTGACGAAAAGAGGTGCATTAGGCATTAAAAACATGGCTATAGCTGAAACTATAGCCCCGCCTAAAATATAAGGTTTTCTTCGCCCTACTCTATTCCATGTTCTATCAGATGCACTACCTACAATCGGTTGCACAATTAAGCCCATTAAAGGAGCTAGAATCCAAAAGTAAGAGAGTGAATGAAGGTCTGCACCAAGGTCAGATAAAATACGTGAAACGTTGGCGTTTTGCAGCGCAAATCCAAACTGAACACCTAAAAAGCCGAAGCTTACATTCCAGATTTGCCAAAAGCTAAGTTGCGGTTTATTTTGCATTTTTTTCCCTTAGATAAAAAAACTGCCCAGCGATGCTGAGCAGTAGTTTAACATGCTTGTATTAGATTTGAACAAAGGCTGCGCCATGCGCATCGAGTGTTAAGTTACCATCTGAAACACTTGCTTGTGCAAGTCCGTGTCCAGACAATAGTTCACCTTGCATTGATTGATCTAATGTGACGGCTTGCGGCTGTCCTGAGAAATTAAATGCAACAAAGATAGTTTGTCCGTTGTAACGGCGGAAAAACGCAAGTACATTTTCATTTAAATCAACAAACTCAATATCGCCTGCAACTAGTGCTGGATACTGTTTACGCCAGCTATAAAACTGACGATAGCCATTAAGTACAGAATCGGCATCATGCTCTTGCGAAGCAACTGAAAAACCATTGTGTTTATTTGATACAGGTAACCATGTTTTATCAGCTTTAGAAAAACCAGCATGAGCTTGGTCTTCTGTCCATGGCATTGGCGTTCTACAACCGTCCCTGCCTTTAAAGTTTGGCCAGAATGCAATACCAAATGGGTCTTGCAATTCTTCAAATGCAATATCTGCTTCTACTAGGCCTAGCTCTTCACCTTGATAGGTACATAGGCTACCGCGCAATGAACCAAGCATGGCATTAAGCATTTTAGGTAATTGATTGCCTGTTGCGTTTTTGCCCCAACGCGTCGCTACACGTTGAACGTCATGGTTACCAATAGCCCAACACGGCCAACCTTGATCTAAGTTTGCTTCTAAATCTTCTACCGTTTGGCGAATGTAAGCAGGGCTAAAATCTTCAGTCAGTAATTCAAAGCTGTAAGCCATATGCAAACGTTTATTGTCTGCCGTGTATTCCGCCATCGATTTCAGTGAATCTTCTGTCGAAATTTCGCCTAAGGTTGTTGTGCCCGGATACTTGTTAATTAATGCGCGAATCTCTTCCATAAATGCCAGATTTTCTGGCTGCGTATTATTAAAGTAGTGATATTGGAACGCGTACGGGTTATCTTCACTGAAACCACGTCCTTTACGATCTTCTGGTGCTTTAGCAGGGTTATCACGCAATAGCTTATCGTGAAAACAAAAGTTAATTGCATCAAGTCTAAAACCATCAACACCCTTTTTAAGCCAATACTCAACATTAGCTAGTACAGCTTCACGCACATCAGCGTTGTGGAAATTTAAATCAGGCTGTTCTGTTAAAAAGTTATGCAAATAATATTGTTGACGACGTGGCT contains the following coding sequences:
- a CDS encoding alpha-glucosidase family protein: MSQLEWWRGAVIYQVYPRSFMDANGDGVGDIQGVIAKLPYIKSLGVDAIWLSPFFKSPMKDFGYDISDYRDVDPMFGTKADFDELMSAAKGMDIKIVIDQVLSHTSNEHPWFEESRQDRTNPKADWYVWADAKPDGTPPNNWLSIFGGCGWQWEPRRQQYYLHNFLTEQPDLNFHNADVREAVLANVEYWLKKGVDGFRLDAINFCFHDKLLRDNPAKAPEDRKGRGFSEDNPYAFQYHYFNNTQPENLAFMEEIRALINKYPGTTTLGEISTEDSLKSMAEYTADNKRLHMAYSFELLTEDFSPAYIRQTVEDLEANLDQGWPCWAIGNHDVQRVATRWGKNATGNQLPKMLNAMLGSLRGSLCTYQGEELGLVEADIAFEELQDPFGIAFWPNFKGRDGCRTPMPWTEDQAHAGFSKADKTWLPVSNKHNGFSVASQEHDADSVLNGYRQFYSWRKQYPALVAGDIEFVDLNENVLAFFRRYNGQTIFVAFNFSGQPQAVTLDQSMQGELLSGHGLAQASVSDGNLTLDAHGAAFVQI